A single genomic interval of Camelina sativa cultivar DH55 chromosome 11, Cs, whole genome shotgun sequence harbors:
- the LOC104727006 gene encoding NAC domain-containing protein 102 has translation MRAELNLPAGFRFHPTDEELVKFYLCRRCASEPINVPVIAEIDLYKFNPWELPEMALYGEKEWYFFSHRDRKYPNGSRPNRAAGTGYWKATGADKPIGKPKTLGIKKALVFYAGKAPKGIKTNWIMHEYRLANVDRSASSTTNKKNNNLRLDDWVLCRIYNKKGTMEKYLPADEKPTAMMMTTSDSRCSSHVISPDVTCSDHWEVQSEPKWFEFDDAFDDKSMFGGGGGGGSIELLQNDAFVPQFPYSSDFAAPFQDDSPEQKPFLNWMSFAPPQG, from the exons atgagggcGGAGTTGAATTTACCGGCGGGATTCCGATTTCATCCGACGGATGAAGAGCTAGTTAAGTTCTATCTTTGCCGGAGATGTGCATCGGAGCCGATTAACGTTCCGGTAATAGCAGAGATTGATCTTTACAAATTCAATCCATGGGAGCTTCCAG AAATGGCGTTGTACGGTGAGAAAGAGTGGTACTTCTTCTCACATAGAGACCGGAAATACCCAAACGGTTCGAGACCAAACCGAGCAGCTGGAACCGGTTATTGGAAAGCTACAGGAGCTGATAAACCGATCGGTAAACCGAAGACGTTAGGGATTAAGAAAGCACTCGTCTTCTACGCCGGGAAAGCTCCTAAAGGGATTAAAACGAATTGGATTATGCATGAGTATCGTCTCGCTAATGTTGATCGATCTGCTTCTTCTACTACcaacaaaaagaacaacaacTTGCGA CTTGATGATTGGGTTTTATGTCGGATTTACAATAAGAAGGGAACAATGGAGAAGTATTTGCCGGCGGATGAGAAACCGACGGCGATGATGATGACTACGTCGGACTCGAGGTGTTCAAGTCACGTGATTTCACCGGACGTCACGTGTTCCGATCACTGGGAAGTTCAGAGCGAGCCCAAGTGGTTTGAGTTCGATGATGCGTTTGATGATAAGTCCAtgtttggtggtggtggcggcggcggcTCCATCGAGTTGTTGCAGAATGACGCTTTTGTCCCTCAGTTTCCGTATAGCTCCGATTTCGCCGCTCCGTTTCAGGACGACTCGCCGGAGCAAAAACCGTTCTTGAATTGGATGAGTTTTGCTCCTCCTCAGGGCTGA